In a genomic window of Thermosynechococcus sp. CL-1:
- the cbiD gene encoding cobalt-precorrin-5B (C(1))-methyltransferase CbiD: MGYTLPVFAAAAAVAALRCLTEGTCPKEITLALLRPNRCATLSIAQGASLDDQQALAITYSEPSDALDLTRHTPIWAWVRWQDPATAPKIHIEGGFGVGRDRATGEAAIYRYARLLLTTNLLLYCPKERAIAVTILLPQGKDLAERTSNAAFGIVEGLSLLGTTALAQPLTASEQLERYREDLAQKAAKSPILVFCIGENGLQVAQQLQIPPSLCVKTANWLGPMLVAAAQHKVQQLLLLGYHGKLIKLAGGIFHTHHHLADARQEILTAFCALAGLDPEILHQVWQAPTVEAALKFLATMAPQALPEILSHIANRIDERAITYIHAHCAAPIRRSLQVGCALFGRDRQIIAISEAGNLILTRIRLY, from the coding sequence GTGGGTTATACGCTACCAGTTTTTGCGGCGGCGGCGGCGGTGGCGGCATTGCGTTGCCTTACGGAAGGAACCTGTCCCAAGGAAATCACCCTTGCGCTGCTACGCCCCAATCGCTGTGCAACCCTATCCATTGCCCAAGGGGCATCCTTAGATGATCAGCAGGCCTTGGCCATTACCTACAGTGAACCGAGTGATGCCCTTGATCTCACCCGCCATACCCCGATCTGGGCTTGGGTGCGCTGGCAAGACCCTGCAACTGCTCCCAAAATTCACATTGAGGGGGGCTTTGGGGTGGGGCGCGATCGCGCCACGGGCGAGGCAGCTATCTATCGCTATGCCCGCTTGTTGTTAACCACTAACCTGTTGCTCTATTGTCCTAAGGAGCGGGCGATCGCCGTCACGATTCTCCTGCCCCAAGGGAAAGACTTAGCAGAGCGCACCTCCAATGCGGCCTTTGGCATTGTTGAGGGACTCTCCCTACTGGGAACCACTGCCTTAGCACAACCCCTCACAGCCTCGGAGCAACTGGAGCGCTATCGCGAGGACTTAGCCCAGAAAGCAGCAAAATCTCCCATCCTCGTCTTTTGTATTGGCGAGAACGGCCTTCAGGTAGCCCAACAACTCCAGATTCCCCCTTCCCTGTGTGTAAAAACTGCCAATTGGCTAGGGCCAATGCTGGTGGCCGCTGCTCAACACAAGGTTCAACAGTTGCTCCTCTTGGGTTACCACGGCAAATTAATTAAACTCGCTGGCGGCATTTTCCATACCCATCACCACCTTGCGGATGCTCGCCAAGAAATTCTCACCGCCTTTTGTGCCCTTGCAGGCTTAGACCCAGAGATTCTGCATCAGGTGTGGCAAGCACCAACGGTTGAGGCTGCCCTCAAATTTTTAGCAACAATGGCTCCCCAAGCCTTACCTGAGATTCTCAGCCACATTGCCAACCGCATTGATGAGCGCGCCATTACCTATATCCATGCCCATTGTGCTGCTCCCATCAGACGGTCATTACAGGTGGGATGTGCCTTGTTTGGGCGCGATCGCCAAATTATCGCCATCAGCGAGGCAGGAAACCTAATTTTGACAAGGATTAGGCTATACTAA
- a CDS encoding ParA family protein — translation MLKQWGYQSSEYQAKPRIGKGYPDFLVALPMAGDRPLNYLIIEVKTPAQSRLTGGQQLRYYMEAAQAVFGLLTNGREYHLLYQNPLREPLQQVTCASGILDQQTIQKLTKILHRSAAAALVTALTQQRLKVYHYFEKALAKSFSISSTTSKESPMIITVFNHKGGVGKTTLTLNLGAAFATMGKRVLLIDIDPQSNLTIGVGINPLKDVEEQGKKDIADLLLEPKVGLEDVVYQRAWGNLHLDIVPAHIRLADKEPALISTIDIDRVLQRKLKNHGYDIVLIDPPPAFGKVNAIALMASDGVLIPTQFAPYPIRAIEYVLARLEAMRDAMETPPRPLGIAVSMYNRTTSAANYEMKEKLSNILEKAANGRQTVQILPESTWIAHRVVMLRATESQQPIFSRKFYEELDRSDKESIDDLTTSFENLARYLFTQAS, via the coding sequence TTGCTCAAGCAGTGGGGCTATCAGTCTTCTGAGTATCAAGCCAAACCTCGAATTGGAAAAGGCTACCCTGATTTTTTGGTGGCCTTACCGATGGCGGGCGATCGCCCCCTGAACTATCTGATCATTGAGGTGAAAACCCCAGCGCAGTCCCGGCTGACGGGTGGCCAGCAATTGAGGTACTACATGGAAGCAGCGCAGGCTGTTTTTGGGTTACTCACCAATGGCCGAGAATACCACCTTTTGTATCAAAATCCCCTTAGAGAACCACTTCAGCAGGTGACATGTGCTTCAGGGATCCTCGATCAACAAACCATTCAGAAACTGACTAAAATTTTACACCGCTCTGCAGCCGCTGCTCTAGTGACTGCCTTAACCCAGCAAAGGCTCAAAGTCTATCATTATTTTGAAAAGGCACTTGCAAAGAGTTTTTCTATCTCCTCAACCACTTCTAAGGAGTCACCCATGATCATTACCGTCTTTAATCACAAGGGGGGCGTTGGCAAAACAACGCTAACCCTCAATCTTGGTGCTGCCTTTGCCACGATGGGTAAGCGAGTTCTCTTGATTGATATTGACCCACAGTCTAACTTAACCATTGGCGTCGGCATTAACCCCCTCAAAGATGTAGAAGAGCAAGGCAAGAAGGATATTGCTGACCTATTGCTAGAGCCAAAGGTTGGCCTAGAAGATGTGGTCTATCAAAGAGCTTGGGGCAACCTACACCTTGACATTGTTCCCGCCCACATTCGCCTAGCTGACAAGGAACCCGCACTCATCAGCACGATTGATATTGATCGGGTATTACAACGAAAACTCAAAAATCATGGCTATGACATTGTGCTGATTGATCCACCACCCGCCTTTGGTAAAGTCAATGCCATTGCTTTAATGGCGTCTGATGGGGTACTCATACCGACGCAATTTGCCCCCTACCCTATACGGGCAATAGAGTACGTTCTAGCCCGCCTTGAGGCCATGAGGGATGCCATGGAAACTCCGCCTCGACCCCTTGGAATCGCTGTGAGTATGTATAATCGTACAACATCGGCAGCTAACTATGAGATGAAAGAGAAGTTGTCGAATATTCTTGAAAAAGCAGCCAATGGCAGACAGACCGTGCAAATTCTACCCGAATCAACATGGATTGCACACCGAGTTGTGATGTTGCGAGCCACAGAGTCTCAGCAACCGATATTTAGTAGAAAATTTTATGAAGAATTAGATCGATCAGATAAAGAATCGATTGATGATTTAACGACTTCATTTGAAAATTTAGCTCGCTATCTTTTTACTCAGGCATCATAG
- a CDS encoding SMI1/KNR4 family protein, translated as MSIHESLAIILDWMRNHAPNVLEGLNPPASAAEIARVESAIGLPLPPCFKEFLSLHNGESGIVGALLGDGNKLLSCDDIIQQYELDQDIGRSCQDPDFFSISFWKNRVASQVIFIKGAVKPLIYHPHWIPITCMNGDILRYIDLDPAPTGTIGQVIEVCDENSSYEILANSFEDLLSHDAQQLIAGDYQFNPEYEEIMLQTPKNILE; from the coding sequence ATGAGCATTCATGAGAGCTTAGCGATCATCCTTGACTGGATGAGAAACCATGCGCCAAACGTCCTAGAAGGACTGAACCCACCCGCTAGTGCTGCTGAAATTGCCAGAGTGGAGTCTGCCATTGGCCTACCACTGCCCCCCTGCTTCAAAGAATTCCTCAGTCTGCACAATGGCGAATCTGGTATAGTCGGGGCACTACTTGGAGATGGGAATAAGCTCCTCTCCTGCGATGACATCATCCAGCAATACGAACTAGATCAAGACATTGGCCGCAGTTGCCAAGACCCTGATTTCTTTAGCATTTCCTTTTGGAAGAATCGGGTGGCTTCCCAAGTTATTTTTATCAAAGGGGCGGTGAAACCGTTGATTTATCATCCCCACTGGATTCCAATTACTTGTATGAATGGTGACATTCTGCGATACATTGACCTTGACCCCGCGCCCACAGGGACGATCGGGCAGGTGATCGAGGTTTGTGACGAAAACTCTAGCTATGAAATTCTTGCTAATTCCTTTGAAGACTTACTCAGTCACGATGCTCAGCAGTTGATCGCAGGCGACTATCAATTCAATCCAGAGTATGAAGAAATTATGCTTCAAACCCCCAAAAATATACTGGAGTGA
- a CDS encoding HD domain-containing protein, protein MPSLRYLDALEYAAVLHREQTRKGSNVPYISHLVAVSMIALEYGADEDVAIASLLHDAVEDQGGLLTLEAIRERYGDRVAAIVRACSDSVANTLEGDAKLPWATRKLAYIKHIQQGTTADRDTQLVSASDKLHNLLCILRDYGNIGGDVWARFRAGREGVLWYYRELIAAFEGAHLIPLGLLEQLQHTYQELTRAVVSREGFVLPSSYVPMV, encoded by the coding sequence ATGCCCTCTCTACGTTATCTCGATGCTTTGGAGTATGCCGCTGTTCTGCATCGTGAACAAACGCGCAAGGGATCAAATGTGCCCTATATTTCCCACTTAGTCGCAGTATCAATGATCGCCCTTGAGTATGGTGCCGATGAGGATGTGGCGATCGCCAGCTTGCTCCATGATGCTGTTGAAGATCAAGGGGGACTACTGACCCTAGAGGCTATTCGTGAGCGTTATGGCGATCGCGTTGCTGCAATTGTCCGCGCCTGTTCTGATTCAGTGGCCAATACCCTAGAAGGAGATGCAAAATTGCCTTGGGCAACTCGCAAACTAGCCTATATCAAACACATTCAACAGGGCACCACTGCCGATCGCGACACTCAACTGGTCTCCGCCAGTGATAAATTGCACAACCTACTGTGCATTCTTAGAGACTATGGCAACATTGGTGGTGATGTTTGGGCACGTTTTCGGGCGGGTCGAGAGGGGGTTCTTTGGTACTACCGCGAGTTGATTGCTGCCTTTGAGGGTGCTCATCTTATTCCTCTAGGCCTGTTAGAGCAGTTGCAACACACCTACCAAGAACTGACCCGTGCCGTTGTGAGTCGGGAGGGCTTTGTGCTGCCGTCTAGTTATGTGCCTATGGTATAG
- a CDS encoding DUF751 family protein yields MDGFWENVLRYQRYFVTVLLGVVWNVVEPLVPLLKRPLSAIALIGLMVGLLTFVALTLRAMLGLTAA; encoded by the coding sequence ATGGATGGCTTTTGGGAAAATGTCCTGCGCTACCAACGGTATTTTGTTACGGTTCTATTGGGCGTAGTGTGGAATGTCGTTGAGCCATTGGTGCCTCTTTTGAAGCGTCCGCTGAGCGCGATCGCCCTTATTGGCCTCATGGTGGGACTCCTCACATTTGTGGCATTGACGTTACGCGCAATGTTGGGTTTAACCGCTGCATAA
- a CDS encoding DUF3038 domain-containing protein, which yields MTSSLPIKAQIDLILLSLEALAHVGSAEVLALAEAMGFEAYLPDRVGLWRLRQSSPLRRGRNGRRKLDVDEARALALICTRLAQQHQQTIRTAIERWQQQTSQGRPPHLEPILGDYIDRFTNLYQERMADNSSDGRELAQLALDLLVDLLFYSTPQGARRLWITLLERTTPAPPSLSLVEPEPIPAPAPELPTLFPHSDV from the coding sequence ATGACCTCTTCCCTGCCCATCAAGGCACAAATTGACCTGATTTTGCTGAGTCTCGAAGCCTTGGCTCATGTGGGTTCGGCAGAGGTACTGGCATTGGCAGAAGCCATGGGGTTTGAGGCCTATTTGCCCGATCGCGTGGGGTTATGGCGACTGCGGCAATCAAGTCCCCTGCGGCGAGGTCGTAATGGGCGACGCAAATTGGATGTGGATGAAGCCCGTGCCTTGGCCTTGATCTGCACCCGCTTAGCGCAGCAACACCAGCAAACCATCCGCACCGCCATTGAACGCTGGCAACAGCAGACGAGTCAAGGTCGCCCGCCCCACTTAGAACCCATTCTCGGGGATTACATTGACCGCTTCACCAATTTGTATCAAGAGCGAATGGCCGACAACAGCAGCGATGGTCGTGAATTGGCACAACTGGCCTTAGATTTACTCGTGGATTTGCTCTTTTACAGTACGCCCCAAGGGGCACGTCGCCTTTGGATCACCCTGCTAGAACGCACTACTCCCGCGCCCCCCTCGCTATCGTTGGTGGAACCTGAACCAATCCCTGCACCAGCTCCTGAATTGCCCACCCTGTTTCCCCATTCCGATGTCTAA
- a CDS encoding DUF4335 domain-containing protein: protein MSTTLSYSQPTCQLDVAAEFLPFTQKLRRAPVRSLHFTLAVGEKLCFEGNDRQLYQLKTLVNEYIEAFLSHHQTPTEVTAEGFVLRSRSPLEHELHLADGRVILLQLTELYDLVTVLDDWSAVMEPLPELVGRAQSTVAQIPIWAKSAAVAVGVVAAFTLVTQRWLIPPASMVVTSSEATREEPNLPPLAMPSPLPELPEPAETPQLAPLPSPPPAAPETSTLVPLPSPPEMPPPAIVPPPPPVAQEAPPPQPPDQNNVVVQAPADRAPAGIEPAPMITPPAETTPVPATTLREVKTYFQDRWRPPASLDTSLEYRIVLNPDGTLAQALPLNGAAVRFIDRTPIPLQQSPLASPFGGDRPILLRLVLMPSGSVQVFGEN from the coding sequence ATGAGTACCACCCTCAGCTACTCTCAACCCACCTGCCAATTGGATGTTGCTGCTGAATTTTTGCCCTTCACTCAGAAGCTGCGCCGTGCGCCGGTGCGATCGCTCCACTTTACACTGGCTGTCGGAGAAAAACTCTGCTTTGAGGGTAACGATCGCCAGCTCTATCAACTCAAAACGCTGGTCAACGAGTATATTGAGGCTTTCTTGAGTCATCACCAAACACCAACAGAAGTAACCGCAGAGGGCTTTGTCCTGCGATCGCGATCGCCCCTCGAACATGAACTCCATCTAGCCGATGGGCGGGTAATTCTTCTGCAACTGACAGAACTATACGATTTGGTGACGGTTCTTGATGACTGGTCTGCCGTGATGGAGCCGTTGCCGGAACTGGTGGGGCGCGCCCAATCAACTGTTGCTCAAATCCCAATCTGGGCCAAAAGTGCAGCGGTGGCCGTGGGTGTGGTTGCTGCCTTTACCCTTGTCACCCAACGCTGGCTCATCCCCCCCGCTTCAATGGTCGTCACTTCCTCTGAGGCCACCCGTGAGGAACCTAACTTGCCTCCCCTAGCAATGCCATCCCCTTTGCCAGAATTGCCAGAACCTGCGGAAACCCCACAACTGGCTCCCCTACCTAGCCCGCCGCCAGCTGCCCCTGAAACATCTACCCTTGTGCCGCTGCCCTCGCCGCCAGAAATGCCGCCCCCAGCGATCGTGCCACCCCCGCCCCCTGTTGCCCAAGAGGCACCTCCCCCGCAACCCCCTGATCAAAATAATGTGGTGGTGCAAGCTCCCGCTGACCGCGCGCCCGCCGGTATTGAACCTGCCCCAATGATCACCCCTCCAGCCGAAACCACCCCCGTCCCTGCAACCACCCTGCGGGAGGTGAAAACCTATTTTCAAGACCGTTGGCGCCCGCCGGCTAGTTTAGACACGAGTTTGGAATACCGCATTGTGCTCAACCCCGATGGCACCCTTGCTCAAGCGCTGCCCCTCAATGGTGCAGCCGTTCGCTTTATTGATCGCACCCCAATTCCTTTACAGCAAAGCCCCCTTGCCAGTCCCTTTGGGGGCGATCGCCCGATTTTACTGCGGTTAGTGTTGATGCCCTCTGGAAGCGTGCAAGTGTTTGGTGAAAATTGA